From a single Patagioenas fasciata isolate bPatFas1 chromosome 19, bPatFas1.hap1, whole genome shotgun sequence genomic region:
- the PHF12 gene encoding PHD finger protein 12 yields the protein MWEKMETKTIVYDLDTSGGLMEQIQALLAPPKSEDGEKKSRRLEKEPRRSGRATNHDSCDSCKEGGDLLCCDHCPAAFHLQCCNPPLSEEMLPPGEWMCHRCTVRRKKREQKKELGQVNGLVDKSGKRTTSPTSDADLLDRSSSSIRANAHARILERRASRPGTPTSNASTETPNSEQNDVDEDIIDVDDDSAIAEMDCGQPQLKRPFELLIAAAMERNPTQFQLPNELTCTTALPGTSKRRRKEETTGKNVKKAQHELDHNGLVPLPVKVCFTCNRSCRVAPLIQCDYCPLLFHMDCLEPPLTAMPLGRWMCPNHIEHVVLNQKNLTLSNRCRVFDRFQDTISQHVVKVDFLNRIHKKHPPNRRVLQSVKRKGLKVPDAIKSQYRLPPPLLAPAAIRDGELICNGIPEEPLQKHLLNTEHLASQTEQQEWLCSVVALQCSILKHLSAKQMTSLWDSEQTEKADIKPVIVADGSLANPYQAADKAPTPSLYSMSSCTSGITTQNSLSSSQSQQTLSQEDVNCSSCIDKSKKVSSCGTSNGPTASDIKVNGPHFYGVSSKPSAQLTDSQRLIGSGNTIPVLSHRQTWPRPLTPPATCGLLNHTIGTIVKTENVAGPVSCAQRGSAPVTSMPTSISSSCASLETTSTLQRKNAQTQIGPPLSAELRSMGSPLTATRAVTPPQAAADGISAVGSTNRFCSPAPPSDGKVSPNTLSIGSALPSSLTSNSAATLDLSSSLKAFMDGEIEINMLDEQLIKFLALQRIHQLFPSKAQSLASSGGSHQQSPVGNHIEAQRKEVQARAVFYPLMGLGGAVNMCYRTLYIGTGADMDVCLTSYGHCNYVSGKHACIFYDENTKHYELLNYSEHGTTVDNVLYSCDFSEKMTPTPPSSIVAKVQSVIKRHKSRKQEEEPHEEAAVMNSQAQGQHQKPCNCKASSSSLIGGSGAGWEGTALLHHGSYIKLGCLQFVFSITEFATKQPKGDTALVQDMDLEEKLSLKPHQVPVLRSNSVP from the exons CAACCCTCCGCTCAGCGAGGAGATGCTGCCTCCGGGGGAGTGGATGTGTCACCGCTGCACCGTACGCCGCAAG AAGCGAGAACAGAAGAAAGAGCTGGGGCAGGTAAATGGATTGGTGGACAAATCTGGGAAAAGGACCACCTCCCCCACCAGTGACGCAGACCTGTTGGACAGGTCTAGCAGCAGCATCAGGGCTAATGCGCATGCCAGGATCTTGGAAAGGAGAGCGAGCCGGCCTGGCACTCCCACATCCAATGCCAGCACCGAGACCCCCAACTCAGAGCAGAATGATGTCGATGAGGACATAATTGACGTGGATGATGACTCTGCCATTGCAGAAATGGACTGTGGGCAGCCCCAGCTGAAGCGACCGTTTGAGCTTCTTATTGCTGCTGCCATGGAAAGGAACCCAACGCAGTTCCAGTTGCCGAATGAACTGACCTGCACCACAGCACTTCCAG GTACTAGtaagaggagaagaaaggaagaaaccaCAGGAAAGAATGTCAAGAAAGCACAACATGAGTTAGACCACAATGGTTTGGTTCCCTTGCCAGTGAAAGTCTGTTTCACATGCAACAG GAGCTGCAGAGTGGCACCTCTAATTCAGTGTGATTATTGCCCGCTCCTGTTCCACATGGATTGTCTGGAGCCACCGCTTACTGCCATGCCTCTGGGTAGATGGATGTGCCCAAATCACATAGAACACGTGGTG CTGAACCAGAAGAACTTGACCTTGAGTAATCGGTGCCGAGTATTTGACCGGTTCCAGGACACCATATCTCAGCACGTTGTCAAAGTGGATTTCTTAAACCGAATCCATAAGAAACATCCTCCGAATCGCAGAGTTCTTCAATCAGTAAAGAGAAAAGGTTTGAAG GTTCCTGATGCTATAAAGTCCCAATATCGGCTTCCACCCCCGTTACTTGCGCCTGCAGCAATTAGAGATGGCGAGCTGATCTGTAACGGGATCCCCGAGGAACCCTTGCAGAAGCACCTTCTGAACACTGAGCACTTAGCCAGCCAGACAGAACAACAGGAG tggCTCTGTAGTGTTGTTGCGCTCCAGTGCAGCATATTGAAACATTTATCTGCTAAGCAGATGACTTCGCTTTGGGACTCTGAACAAACAGAGAAGGCTGATATTAAGCCTGTTATTGTGGCAGACGGCTCACTCGCCAACCCTTACCAGGCAGCTGACAAGGCACCCACACCTTCCCTCTATTCCATGTCATCCTGCACCTCAGGGATCACCACCCAGAATTCCTTGAGCTCCTCGCAATCCCAGCAGACTTTGTCACAGGAAGATGTCAACTGCAGCTCGTGTATAGATAAGTCCAAGAAGGTGTCTTCTTGCGGGACTTCGAATGGGCCGACAGCCTCTGACATTAAAGTGAACGGTCCTCATTTCTATGGCGTTTCGTCCAAACCTTCAGCACAGTTGACTGACTCCCAGAGGCTGATCGGATCTGGTAACACAATACCTGTTTTGTCCCATCGTCAAACGTGGCCTCGGCCCCTCACGCCCCCAGCCACTTGCGGACTTCTGAATCACACCATCGGAACCATCGTCAAAACGGAGAACGTAGCAGGGCCCGTTTCTTGTGCACAAAGGGGTTCTGCGCCGGTCACGAGTATGCCGACGTCCATATCGAGctcctgtgccagcctggagacCACCAGCACTTTGCAAAGGAAGAACGCGCAGACGCAGATCGGGCCGCCGCTGTCGGCGGAGCTGCGCTCCATGGGCTCCCCTCTGACGGCCACCAGAGCTGTCACCCCTCCGCAGGCCGCGGCCGACGGCATCTCTGCTGTCGGGTCCACAAACAGATTCTGTTCACCAGCACCACCTTCAG ATGGTAAGGTCAGTCCCAACACCTTGTCCATAGGAAGCGCTTTACCCTCATCGCTCACTTCAAACTCTGCAGCTACGTTGGACCTCAGCAGTTCCCTGAAAGCGTTTATGGATGGCG AGATTGAGATAAACATGCTGGATGAGCAGCTGATCAAATTTCTGGCCTTGCAGAGAATACATCAGCTCTTTCCCTCCAAAGCTCAGTCTCTAGCGAGCAGCGGTGGTTCCCATCAGCAGTCTCCTGTGGGAAACCACATCGAAG CGCAAAGAAAGGAAGTGCAAGCCCGGGCGGTGTTCTATCCTCTGATGGGCTTAGGGGGTGCAGTCAATATGTGCTATCGAACCCTCTACATTGGGACAG GAGCTGATATGGATGTGTGCCTTACAAGCTACGGTCACTGTAACTATGTGTCTGGCAAACACGCCTGCATATTCTACGATGAG aATACGAAACATTACGAGCTGTTGAACTACAGTGAGCATGGGACGACGGTGGACAACGTTCTGTATTCGTGTGACTTCTCGGAGAAGATGACGCCCACTCCTCCCAGCAGTATTGTTGCCAAAGTGCAGAGCGTGATAA aacgacataaaagcagaaaacaggagGAGGAGCCGCACGAAGAAGCCGCTGTGATGAATTCGCAGGCGCAAGGGCAGCATCAGAAACCCTGTAACTGCAaagccagcagctccagcctaatcgggggcagcggggccggctgggaggggacagcccTGCTCCACCACGGCAGTTACATCAAGCTGGGCTGCCTGCAGTTTGTTTTTAGCATCACTGAATTTGCGACCAAACAGCCCAAGGGGGACACTGCCTTAGTACAAGACATGGACTTGGAGGAGAAGCTTTCTCTGAAACCCCACCAGGTGCCCGTGCTGCGGTCCAACTCCGTTCCTTAG